The bacterium BMS3Abin08 sequence AAACAGTGTTTAATATCTTATGTAATTCCCTGTTGCACTTCGGACAGAAATCCTTGCCTTTGTAATCCGTATCCAGCAGGTTGAAAGAGAAAAACATAACGCACCTATGGTCCTTACAGTGCGAAAGCCCATATGTATGACCCAATTCGTGGATAGTTGTCTTGATTGCCCTTTCGATCATCCTCTGCCTTGATGAAAGAAGACCGTTTTTCCCTTTGAAACGGGTTATGGAAATAATAGAGACTTGTGATGCCGGGTCGGAAAGACCAAAAACGTAATTTAACCCCGGGTATGATAAGTCGGTGTCTGTGATACCAAGAACTTTGTTGCAGCCGTCAGGTATGGTTTTAAGATATTCAATAAACGCACTCGCAGGATATTGTCCCTCTTTCGGAATATTATGTGAACAAGGGGGGAAATGAGTATTTGTGACGTTTATCCTTGCGTTGAAGGTCTGGCTGATATTGTCTCCGATCCAGTCGATCAGCTCCTTGTCAAATACACCAATGGAGACAATATGAAT is a genomic window containing:
- a CDS encoding peptidase family M54, whose product is MGQLTLEEITPVFRLFRGQRSPEEKIQSKTRNDNIHIVSIGVFDKELIDWIGDNISQTFNARINVTNTHFPPCSHNIPKEGQYPASAFIEYLKTIPDGCNKVLGITDTDLSYPGLNYVFGLSDPASQVSIISITRFKGKNGLLSSRQRMIERAIKTTIHELGHTYGLSHCKDHRCVMFFSFNLLDTDYKGKDFCPKCNRELHKILNTV